The following proteins come from a genomic window of Trinickia caryophylli:
- a CDS encoding SDR family oxidoreductase: protein MNVKLKPIDQQTIVITGATSGIGLATARLAARRGARLMLIARSAPALEELAAELAGAREGATGPSVSGRGAVVDYAVADVGEPDQVEKAAAQAIARFGGFDTWINNAGASIFGRYADVPLEEQRKLFDTNFWGVVHGSLAAVRHLKTRGGALINLGSELSDLAIPLQGTYVASKHAVKGYTDALRLELIAERAPVSVTLIKPSAIHTQFVEHARNHLEVEPKLPAPVYAPELVAEAILHAAGHPERELFVGGAGRTLSAFARHLPRLFDRVMSRNGLRSQMSDREPSAGDGLEQGASGLRERSEMPRRVFRSSLYTQAVMHRRGTTAVALGAAALVALAALTRQRDTNHGRQRRRNA from the coding sequence ATGAACGTGAAACTCAAACCCATCGATCAGCAGACCATCGTCATCACCGGCGCCACGAGCGGCATCGGGCTTGCGACGGCACGTCTTGCGGCCCGGCGCGGCGCGCGTCTGATGTTGATCGCGCGCAGTGCGCCGGCGCTCGAGGAACTGGCGGCCGAGCTTGCCGGCGCGCGCGAGGGGGCGACCGGGCCGTCGGTCTCGGGGCGCGGGGCGGTGGTCGACTACGCCGTGGCGGACGTGGGCGAGCCGGATCAGGTCGAAAAAGCCGCGGCGCAGGCCATCGCGCGATTCGGCGGCTTCGACACGTGGATCAATAACGCCGGTGCGTCGATCTTCGGCCGCTATGCCGACGTCCCGCTGGAGGAGCAGCGCAAGCTCTTCGATACGAACTTCTGGGGCGTCGTGCACGGCTCGCTGGCAGCCGTGCGCCATCTGAAGACGCGCGGCGGGGCGCTGATCAACCTCGGCAGCGAATTGTCGGATCTGGCCATTCCGCTGCAGGGCACCTATGTGGCTTCGAAGCATGCGGTGAAGGGCTATACCGATGCGCTCCGGCTCGAGTTGATCGCCGAGCGCGCGCCGGTATCGGTGACGCTCATCAAACCCTCGGCCATTCACACGCAATTCGTCGAGCACGCGCGCAATCATCTCGAAGTCGAGCCCAAGCTGCCTGCACCCGTCTATGCGCCGGAACTCGTCGCCGAGGCCATTCTCCATGCGGCCGGGCACCCGGAGCGCGAACTGTTCGTCGGCGGTGCGGGGCGCACGCTATCCGCATTCGCGCGGCATTTGCCGAGGCTTTTCGATCGTGTCATGAGCCGCAACGGCTTGCGTTCGCAAATGAGCGACCGCGAACCGTCGGCAGGCGACGGCCTCGAGCAGGGGGCGAGCGGGCTGCGCGAACGTTCGGAGATGCCGCGGCGCGTGTTCCGGTCGAGCCTTTATACGCAGGCGGTGATGCATCGGCGCGGCACGACAGCAGTGGCGCTCGGCGCGGCGGCGCTCGTGGCCCTCGCGGCGCTGACACGTCAGCGCGACACGAACCACGGCAGGCAGCGCCGGCGCAACGCCTGA
- a CDS encoding cytochrome c oxidase assembly protein gives MVLAACLAWALVPAPPAFAHGGAVGGSNGAPPSFGWQFTPWVTALLCASLAAYAIGYVRLVRRGRLGRAVRHRRLAAFGSGWLVLAAVLVSPLDTLSAALFSAHMVQHEAMMIVSAPLLVLGCPLGTWIWALPPRARVCIGRAARSRGWTCVWRRLVSPAWAWMLHAVALWAWHAPVLFEAALARDDVHALQHASFLVTALLFWWTIVGNAATRSTGGHAMLSLFTTMVHTGALGALLTLAPGLWYPSYVEPAAVLGLDALRDQQLGGLIMWVPAALAYLLGALAVAARWLLPSATVRAPSPPRAHGGATPACPTRPVP, from the coding sequence ATGGTCTTGGCCGCCTGCCTGGCGTGGGCACTCGTGCCGGCCCCACCGGCTTTCGCACATGGCGGCGCCGTCGGTGGCTCGAACGGCGCGCCGCCCTCGTTCGGCTGGCAGTTCACCCCCTGGGTCACCGCGTTGCTGTGCGCGAGCCTCGCGGCATACGCGATCGGCTATGTCCGGCTCGTGCGGCGCGGCAGGCTCGGGCGGGCGGTACGGCATCGCCGGTTGGCCGCATTCGGGTCCGGCTGGCTCGTGCTCGCAGCCGTGCTCGTTTCGCCGCTCGATACGCTGAGTGCCGCATTGTTCTCGGCGCACATGGTGCAGCACGAAGCGATGATGATCGTTTCGGCGCCGCTGCTCGTGCTCGGATGCCCCCTCGGCACCTGGATCTGGGCGCTGCCGCCGCGCGCGCGGGTGTGTATCGGGCGGGCCGCCCGGTCGCGCGGCTGGACCTGCGTCTGGCGGCGCCTCGTCTCGCCGGCGTGGGCGTGGATGCTGCACGCCGTCGCGCTGTGGGCCTGGCATGCGCCGGTTCTCTTCGAAGCAGCGTTGGCTCGCGACGATGTCCATGCGTTGCAGCATGCGAGCTTTCTCGTGACGGCGCTGCTCTTCTGGTGGACCATCGTCGGCAACGCCGCCACGCGTTCGACTGGAGGCCATGCGATGTTGTCGCTCTTCACGACGATGGTGCATACAGGGGCGCTCGGCGCCCTGCTGACGCTCGCGCCGGGGCTCTGGTATCCGTCGTATGTCGAACCGGCCGCGGTGCTTGGCCTCGACGCATTGCGCGATCAGCAACTCGGGGGGCTGATCATGTGGGTGCCCGCCGCGCTGGCTTACTTGCTGGGTGCGCTCGCCGTGGCCGCGCGCTGGCTCCTGCCTTCCGCCACCGTGCGCGCGCCCTCGCCGCCGCGCGCGCACGGTGGTGCGACCCCTGCCTGCCCTACGAGGCCTGTGCCATGA
- the ctaD gene encoding cytochrome c oxidase subunit I, whose translation MTPDRNPSDHTERVPRTPAEGRLVDGPEASEAVCAALAQTWSDPPGWLGALAAVNHKTIARRFIVTTFVFFALAGLLALAMRLQLARPDARLLAPDTYDAFFTMHGTTMMFLFAVPVMQAVAGYLIPLMVGARSVAFPRMNAYAYWIFLFGGLTLYVAFALGAAPRSGWFSYVPLAGPNYATGKGSDIWAQMITFTELSALLEAIVLSTTILKMRAPGMSLNRMPLFAWATLVTQFMVIFAMPAVMVASTALILDRLVGTQFYNPALGGDVLLWQHLFWFFGHPEVYLIFVPALGFISSIIPTFARRPMFGYTAIVLALIATAFMAFGLWVHHMFATSVPQLGKSFFTAASVMIALPSGLQIYCWIATLVTGRLNAKTPLLFVLAFFFILVLGGMTGIMLGSVSLDLQLHDTYFVVAHLHYVLIGGAVFPLFGALYYWFPKITGRMLDERLGRWQFWLFFAGFNLTFFPMHLLGLEGMPRRVWTYPASMGWGPMNMVASLGAAAIAASVVLFLFNVWRARRHGVRAGADPWGGGTLEWATPSPPPPHNFDVVPVVHARDPLWAPRREPEYVAGLAANAREVLVTTVLDARPDLRSLFPTPSIWPFLSALATTVLFIGSVFTPWAVVWGSVPVAVTLIVWFWPTRRHHAQAMALERAP comes from the coding sequence ATGACCCCTGACCGCAACCCATCCGACCATACCGAGCGAGTACCGCGCACGCCCGCCGAAGGCCGCCTGGTGGACGGCCCGGAGGCGAGCGAAGCCGTATGCGCCGCGCTGGCCCAAACCTGGAGCGACCCGCCCGGCTGGCTCGGTGCACTGGCCGCGGTCAACCATAAGACGATCGCGCGGCGCTTCATCGTCACCACGTTCGTGTTCTTCGCGCTGGCGGGATTGCTCGCACTCGCGATGCGGCTCCAGCTGGCACGGCCCGATGCACGCCTGCTTGCGCCCGACACCTACGACGCCTTCTTTACGATGCACGGCACGACGATGATGTTTCTCTTCGCCGTGCCGGTCATGCAGGCCGTGGCCGGCTACCTCATACCGCTGATGGTGGGCGCCCGCAGCGTCGCATTTCCGCGCATGAACGCCTACGCTTACTGGATTTTTCTTTTCGGCGGACTGACGCTTTACGTGGCCTTCGCCCTGGGCGCGGCCCCGCGTAGCGGCTGGTTCAGCTACGTCCCGCTGGCCGGGCCCAACTACGCCACCGGCAAGGGCTCGGACATCTGGGCGCAGATGATTACCTTCACCGAACTCTCGGCGCTGCTCGAGGCCATCGTCCTCAGCACCACGATTCTCAAGATGCGCGCGCCGGGCATGTCGCTGAACCGCATGCCGCTCTTCGCCTGGGCCACCCTCGTCACGCAATTCATGGTCATCTTCGCCATGCCGGCCGTCATGGTCGCGAGCACGGCGCTGATCCTGGACCGGCTCGTCGGCACGCAGTTCTACAATCCGGCACTCGGCGGCGACGTGCTGCTCTGGCAGCACCTCTTCTGGTTCTTCGGCCACCCGGAGGTCTATCTGATCTTCGTGCCGGCGCTCGGCTTCATTTCGTCGATCATCCCCACTTTCGCGCGCCGTCCGATGTTCGGCTACACCGCGATCGTGCTCGCGCTCATTGCCACCGCGTTCATGGCGTTCGGCCTTTGGGTGCATCACATGTTCGCCACGAGCGTGCCGCAGCTCGGCAAGAGCTTTTTCACGGCGGCAAGCGTCATGATCGCGTTGCCTTCCGGGCTGCAGATCTATTGCTGGATCGCCACGCTCGTTACCGGCCGCCTCAATGCGAAGACGCCGCTGCTCTTCGTGCTCGCATTCTTCTTCATCCTCGTGCTCGGCGGCATGACGGGCATCATGCTCGGCTCCGTCTCGCTCGACCTGCAATTGCACGATACCTATTTCGTCGTCGCGCACCTGCACTACGTGCTGATCGGCGGCGCCGTCTTCCCGCTCTTCGGCGCCCTTTACTACTGGTTCCCCAAGATCACCGGACGCATGCTCGACGAACGGCTCGGCCGCTGGCAATTCTGGCTCTTCTTCGCGGGCTTCAATCTGACGTTCTTTCCGATGCACCTGCTCGGCCTCGAAGGCATGCCGCGCCGCGTCTGGACGTATCCGGCCAGCATGGGATGGGGGCCGATGAACATGGTCGCCAGCCTCGGCGCCGCCGCCATCGCCGCAAGCGTCGTGCTGTTCCTGTTCAACGTCTGGCGCGCGCGCCGTCATGGCGTGCGGGCGGGAGCCGATCCGTGGGGCGGCGGCACACTCGAATGGGCGACGCCGAGCCCGCCACCGCCGCACAATTTCGACGTGGTGCCCGTGGTGCACGCGCGCGATCCGCTCTGGGCGCCGCGCCGCGAGCCCGAATACGTGGCCGGTCTTGCCGCGAACGCGCGCGAGGTACTCGTCACCACCGTGCTCGACGCGCGCCCCGACCTCCGCTCGCTTTTCCCGACGCCATCCATCTGGCCGTTCCTGAGCGCCCTCGCGACGACAGTGCTTTTCATCGGCTCCGTATTCACCCCGTGGGCCGTCGTCTGGGGCTCGGTGCCCGTTGCCGTCACGCTGATCGTCTGGTTCTGGCCAACGCGGCGGCATCACGCTCAGGCGATGGCATTGGAGCGCGCGCCATGA
- a CDS encoding c-type cytochrome has protein sequence MKEPTRAMQLFWLTVPAIVAIAMGNAQRSADAARQNAQKTAAARGQPTSALLARGEYVAKASDCAGCHTAPAGGEPFAGGLGMGSPFGTIVTTNITPDPVHGIGRYSYADFSRAVREGVAPGDKRLYPAMPYPAFWKMSDDDLYALYTFLMHRVRPVARPNARSDVAFPFDQRWALRFWQWIFMPKDSTIDTPGRDAQWRRGAYLVQSLGHCGACHTPRGAAYQERGYDESSPRYLTGGINDHWFAPNLTTDAGSGLGRLTEADIARFLKTGHAAGLSAYGSMVEQIEDSTQYLTDADLLAIAHYLKSLPVREPSGTFAPDSTSALAPANGNRVADAQSVGYLAYRSFCARCHGADGRGAPEVFPALAGNPSVLAKDTTSLIRLLVEGGNSPETLAGPPRQQMPAFAGVLADTQIAQVLSYVRSAWGNNAQPISANDVAALRQTLHK, from the coding sequence ATGAAGGAGCCAACGCGAGCCATGCAGCTCTTCTGGCTGACCGTGCCCGCGATCGTCGCAATCGCGATGGGCAACGCGCAGCGCAGCGCCGACGCCGCCCGCCAGAACGCGCAGAAAACTGCTGCCGCACGCGGCCAACCCACTTCAGCGCTGCTCGCGCGGGGCGAATACGTCGCGAAGGCGTCCGACTGCGCAGGCTGCCATACGGCGCCCGCGGGGGGCGAGCCCTTTGCGGGCGGCCTCGGCATGGGCTCCCCTTTCGGCACCATCGTGACGACCAACATTACGCCGGATCCGGTGCACGGTATCGGCCGCTATAGCTACGCCGATTTTTCGCGGGCCGTGAGAGAAGGCGTCGCGCCCGGCGACAAGCGGCTTTACCCCGCCATGCCGTATCCGGCGTTCTGGAAGATGAGCGACGACGATCTGTATGCGCTCTACACGTTTCTGATGCACCGCGTGCGCCCCGTCGCTCGCCCCAATGCACGCTCGGACGTGGCTTTTCCGTTCGATCAGCGATGGGCGCTGCGCTTTTGGCAATGGATCTTCATGCCGAAGGACTCCACGATCGACACGCCCGGCCGCGATGCACAATGGCGGCGCGGTGCCTATCTCGTTCAGTCGCTCGGACACTGCGGCGCGTGCCACACGCCACGCGGCGCCGCTTACCAGGAGCGCGGCTACGACGAATCGTCACCCCGGTATCTGACGGGCGGCATCAATGACCACTGGTTCGCACCGAACCTGACTACGGACGCCGGCTCGGGCCTCGGCCGCCTCACTGAAGCCGACATCGCGCGGTTCCTGAAGACGGGGCATGCCGCCGGCCTGAGCGCCTACGGCAGCATGGTCGAACAAATCGAGGACAGCACGCAGTACCTGACCGATGCCGACCTGCTGGCCATTGCCCATTACCTCAAATCGCTGCCGGTACGAGAACCGTCGGGCACGTTCGCGCCGGATTCGACGTCCGCGCTTGCTCCGGCCAACGGCAATCGCGTGGCCGATGCGCAATCGGTCGGATACCTCGCCTATCGATCGTTTTGCGCGCGCTGCCACGGCGCAGACGGACGCGGCGCACCGGAGGTATTCCCGGCGCTGGCGGGCAACCCGTCCGTATTGGCGAAAGACACCACCTCGCTGATTCGCCTGCTGGTGGAGGGGGGCAACAGCCCCGAAACGCTCGCGGGGCCGCCGCGCCAGCAGATGCCCGCATTCGCGGGCGTGCTGGCCGATACACAGATCGCACAGGTACTCAGCTATGTGCGCAGTGCATGGGGCAACAACGCGCAGCCGATCAGCGCAAACGACGTGGCCGCGCTGCGCCAGACGCTGCACAAATAG
- a CDS encoding ferritin-like domain-containing protein yields MTTKPREHLVDWLRDAYAMEKQAESMLKAQASRLEHYPKLKQRIEQHLDETLSQQKLLEGCLDRLGSSPSTIKDLAARIAAFGQAIGGMTMSDEVVKGGMAGYVFEQMEIASYTALIAAAKAVGDTETQRCCETILPQEVAMAQWLLENLPDVVTQYLVRAEVGADAKR; encoded by the coding sequence ATGACGACGAAACCACGGGAACATCTGGTGGATTGGCTCCGAGATGCCTACGCAATGGAGAAGCAGGCCGAATCGATGCTCAAGGCGCAAGCCTCGCGGCTCGAGCACTACCCGAAACTCAAGCAGCGCATCGAGCAGCATCTGGACGAAACGCTTTCGCAACAAAAGCTGCTCGAGGGATGCCTTGACCGCCTGGGCAGCAGCCCCTCGACGATCAAGGACCTCGCCGCCCGCATCGCAGCGTTCGGACAGGCGATAGGCGGAATGACGATGAGCGACGAAGTGGTCAAGGGTGGGATGGCCGGCTATGTTTTCGAGCAGATGGAAATCGCCTCGTACACGGCGTTGATCGCGGCGGCGAAAGCCGTTGGCGACACCGAGACGCAACGCTGTTGCGAAACCATCCTGCCTCAGGAAGTGGCCATGGCGCAGTGGCTGCTCGAAAACCTGCCGGACGTGGTCACGCAGTACCTCGTTCGCGCCGAAGTGGGCGCCGATGCGAAGCGCTGA
- the bluB gene encoding 5,6-dimethylbenzimidazole synthase, with product MDKPFDESDRAAVYRAIYERRDMRHFVRGPVDAKVLARLIDAAHHAPSVGYMQPWRILRITDEALRKALHDTVEREREKTADALGERRDEFMKLKVEGMIECGELLVVALMDGREKHVFGRRTMPEMDLASVACAIQNMWLAARAEGLGMGWVSLFDVDELRALLHMPAGAKPVAILCLGHVEQFYPRPMLEIEHWAQRVPVSDCVFENYWPPSNGDG from the coding sequence ATGGACAAGCCCTTTGACGAATCGGACCGCGCGGCCGTCTATCGCGCCATCTACGAGCGGCGCGACATGCGCCATTTCGTGCGCGGACCGGTCGATGCAAAGGTACTGGCCCGCCTGATCGATGCCGCCCACCACGCGCCGAGCGTCGGCTACATGCAGCCGTGGCGCATTCTTCGCATCACCGACGAAGCGCTGCGCAAAGCGCTGCACGATACCGTCGAGCGCGAGCGCGAAAAGACGGCCGACGCGCTCGGAGAGCGGCGCGACGAATTCATGAAGCTCAAGGTCGAAGGCATGATCGAATGCGGCGAACTACTCGTCGTCGCGCTCATGGACGGACGCGAAAAGCATGTTTTCGGCCGCCGCACGATGCCGGAGATGGACCTGGCCTCGGTGGCCTGTGCAATTCAGAACATGTGGCTCGCCGCCCGCGCCGAGGGTCTCGGCATGGGCTGGGTATCGCTTTTCGACGTCGACGAACTTCGCGCGCTGCTGCATATGCCGGCCGGCGCGAAACCGGTGGCAATACTATGCCTCGGGCATGTCGAACAGTTCTATCCGCGGCCCATGCTCGAAATCGAACACTGGGCGCAACGTGTTCCCGTCTCCGATTGCGTTTTCGAAAATTATTGGCCGCCGTCGAACGGCGACGGCTGA
- a CDS encoding Nramp family divalent metal transporter gives MPDRPRGSSARTTARVREVLDGRRRGLGVLLPFAGPAVVVSVAYMDPGNIATNLQAGAGYGYSLLWVVLLANVVAMLFQAISARIGLVTGESLAKLCASNLPRPVVYAVWAVSEIAAMATDLAEFLGGAIGLSLLAHLPLLVGMAITAALTWGLLLMQARGFRPLELAIGALVGVIALAYTAQLFFVQLDWPALAHGTFTPSIADGEALLVAVGIIGATVMPHALFLHSGLTGERIRPRDDGDLRRLVRYANAEVVIALGVAGLVNMAMVAMAAGAFHRGHAQIAEIQAAYHTLTPLFGSMAAGLFLTSLMASGISSSVVGTMAGQMIMRDFLGFAVPLSVRRLVTMVPAFIIVGLGFDATRALVLSQVVLSLAVPVPMIALVVFASRARTMGAYRLGPCVVALAVVCAAAVLGMNGVLVAHLL, from the coding sequence ATGCCTGACCGCCCGCGCGGATCGAGCGCGCGCACGACCGCGCGCGTTCGAGAAGTGCTCGATGGCCGCCGCCGCGGCCTGGGCGTGCTGCTGCCATTCGCCGGCCCTGCCGTCGTGGTGTCCGTCGCCTACATGGACCCCGGCAACATAGCGACGAACCTTCAGGCGGGAGCCGGCTACGGCTATTCGCTGCTGTGGGTCGTTCTGCTCGCGAACGTGGTCGCGATGCTGTTTCAGGCCATCTCGGCGCGCATCGGCCTCGTCACCGGCGAAAGTCTCGCGAAGCTGTGCGCAAGCAATCTGCCGCGGCCGGTGGTCTATGCCGTGTGGGCCGTCAGCGAAATCGCCGCGATGGCGACCGATCTCGCGGAATTTCTCGGCGGCGCCATCGGCCTGTCGTTGCTTGCGCATCTGCCGCTGCTCGTGGGCATGGCGATCACCGCGGCGTTGACGTGGGGCCTGCTGCTCATGCAGGCGCGTGGCTTTCGCCCGTTGGAGCTTGCCATCGGCGCGCTCGTCGGCGTGATCGCACTGGCCTATACGGCGCAGCTCTTTTTCGTGCAGCTCGACTGGCCCGCGCTTGCACACGGCACATTCACGCCGTCGATCGCCGACGGCGAAGCGCTGCTCGTCGCCGTGGGCATCATCGGCGCGACCGTGATGCCGCACGCGCTATTTCTGCATTCGGGCCTGACGGGCGAGCGGATCAGGCCGCGCGACGACGGCGATCTGCGCAGACTCGTGCGCTACGCCAATGCCGAAGTCGTCATCGCCCTGGGCGTGGCCGGCCTCGTGAACATGGCGATGGTTGCCATGGCGGCCGGTGCCTTTCATCGGGGGCATGCCCAGATCGCCGAAATCCAGGCCGCCTACCATACGCTCACGCCGCTGTTCGGCTCGATGGCCGCGGGCCTCTTTCTCACCTCGCTGATGGCCTCGGGCATTTCGAGCTCGGTAGTCGGCACAATGGCCGGGCAGATGATCATGCGCGACTTCCTCGGCTTCGCCGTGCCGCTTTCGGTCAGACGCCTTGTGACGATGGTGCCGGCATTCATTATCGTGGGGCTCGGCTTCGACGCCACGCGCGCCCTCGTGCTGAGCCAGGTCGTGCTGAGTCTGGCTGTGCCCGTGCCGATGATCGCGCTGGTCGTCTTCGCGAGCCGGGCGCGCACGATGGGCGCTTACCGGCTGGGGCCGTGCGTCGTCGCGCTTGCCGTCGTGTGCGCGGCGGCCGTGCTCGGCATGAACGGCGTGCTCGTCGCGCATCTCCTCTGA
- a CDS encoding H-NS family nucleoid-associated regulatory protein, whose product MEQLEGEARERLIRWLRRRMDEYGITLEAVAESISADEQAERPVLYRDAMGNTWDGYGDPPDWLRRAVAAGQQMDFYRCEG is encoded by the coding sequence ATGGAACAGCTTGAAGGCGAAGCTCGCGAACGGTTGATTCGCTGGCTCCGGCGTCGCATGGACGAATACGGCATTACATTGGAAGCCGTGGCGGAATCGATTTCCGCTGATGAGCAAGCCGAACGGCCCGTGCTTTACCGCGACGCGATGGGCAATACATGGGACGGCTACGGCGATCCGCCCGATTGGCTACGCCGCGCCGTAGCGGCAGGTCAACAAATGGATTTCTACCGTTGCGAGGGATAA
- a CDS encoding cytochrome c oxidase subunit II: MVPAVLAHAATHQNALTPAGVQAAHIVRLWNLTLVVTGAVFAAVLAIVLVALARRGRRADESTPPDLGGSARPERAARRAVVAASAASVLLLAGITVADALTDRALSRLPVANALHIDLVGWQWWWQANYARDGDAADFTVANELHVPVGRPVVISLAAGDVIHGFWVPNLHGKKDLLPGISTTIEFRADKAGVYRGQCAEFCGAEHALMAMTIVAEAPERYAAWAARQREPAGAPANALAVRGRQIFEQSSCAGCHTVRGTSAAGSLGPDLTHLMSRQTLAAGSIPNDAASLAAWIRDPNAAKPGATMPASSLPAADLQALVAWLTTLR, encoded by the coding sequence ATGGTCCCGGCCGTGCTCGCGCATGCAGCGACGCACCAGAATGCGCTTACGCCTGCGGGCGTGCAAGCTGCGCACATCGTCAGGCTCTGGAACCTCACGCTCGTCGTAACGGGCGCCGTATTCGCCGCCGTGCTGGCCATCGTGCTCGTCGCACTGGCACGGCGCGGCCGGCGGGCCGACGAATCGACGCCGCCCGATCTCGGCGGCAGCGCGCGCCCCGAGCGCGCGGCGCGCCGCGCCGTCGTGGCCGCCAGCGCGGCATCCGTACTGCTGCTCGCCGGCATTACCGTGGCCGATGCGCTGACCGATCGTGCGCTGTCGAGACTGCCCGTCGCAAACGCGCTTCACATCGACCTCGTGGGATGGCAATGGTGGTGGCAGGCCAACTATGCGCGCGACGGCGACGCGGCCGATTTCACCGTCGCCAACGAACTGCATGTACCCGTCGGCCGCCCCGTCGTCATCTCGCTCGCGGCCGGTGACGTCATTCACGGCTTTTGGGTGCCGAACCTGCACGGGAAGAAAGATCTTTTGCCCGGCATCTCGACGACGATCGAGTTTCGCGCCGACAAAGCCGGCGTCTACCGCGGGCAGTGCGCGGAGTTTTGCGGAGCCGAGCATGCGCTGATGGCGATGACGATCGTGGCGGAGGCGCCCGAGCGCTACGCCGCGTGGGCCGCACGTCAGCGCGAGCCGGCCGGCGCACCGGCGAATGCGCTGGCTGTGCGCGGCCGTCAGATCTTCGAGCAGTCGTCGTGCGCCGGCTGCCATACGGTGCGGGGTACGAGCGCCGCCGGCTCGCTCGGCCCCGACCTCACGCATCTGATGAGCCGGCAAACGCTGGCGGCCGGCTCGATTCCGAACGACGCGGCCAGTCTCGCCGCCTGGATTCGCGACCCGAACGCAGCGAAGCCCGGTGCAACGATGCCTGCGTCTTCGCTACCCGCCGCCGACCTCCAAGCGCTCGTCGCCTGGCTCACCACCCTCCGATAG
- a CDS encoding cytochrome c oxidase subunit 3 produces the protein MNHAANAGHERAGERTPASRNVSRATLDVQGLPSFAFGHRSLMWWATTALMLIEGTAFALALAVFFYLRGVNAAWPLDAPPPSLDWATVNTAILLASMAPNALAKRAAHRLDLSGCRRWVTVCLAFAAAALVVRGFEFASLNAKWYANAYGSTIWLLLGLHTTHLLTDAVDTLVLGALLFTGPIEGRRFVDVSENALYWYFVVLSWPPIYAVIYLAPRIPH, from the coding sequence ATGAACCACGCCGCCAACGCAGGCCACGAGCGCGCGGGGGAGCGGACTCCGGCATCGCGCAACGTCAGCCGCGCAACACTCGATGTACAGGGATTGCCGAGCTTCGCCTTCGGCCATCGCAGCCTCATGTGGTGGGCGACGACGGCGTTGATGCTGATCGAAGGCACCGCCTTCGCACTCGCGCTCGCCGTCTTCTTCTATCTGCGCGGCGTCAATGCCGCATGGCCGCTCGATGCGCCGCCGCCCTCGCTCGACTGGGCAACCGTCAACACGGCGATCCTCCTTGCCAGCATGGCGCCCAACGCGCTCGCCAAACGCGCGGCCCACCGGCTCGATCTGTCGGGCTGCCGGCGCTGGGTGACCGTGTGCCTCGCGTTCGCCGCGGCGGCGCTCGTCGTTCGCGGCTTCGAATTCGCTTCGTTGAACGCGAAGTGGTACGCGAACGCATATGGCTCGACGATCTGGCTACTGCTCGGCTTGCATACCACCCATTTGCTCACCGATGCCGTTGACACGCTCGTGCTCGGCGCGCTGCTCTTCACGGGGCCGATCGAGGGGCGCCGCTTCGTGGACGTCAGCGAAAACGCACTCTATTGGTACTTCGTCGTATTGAGCTGGCCGCCCATCTATGCCGTGATCTATCTGGCGCCGCGCATACCGCACTGA